The Rhizobium sp. Pop5 genome segment ATGGTAAATGACTGCGTATGGTATCGATATTATTTCCGTCGTGAAACGTAATACGGAGCTATTGCAAAGTACAGTCATAAATTGTGTTTGATAGAATCGCGAAATGGAATTGCTCATAGATTGCTTACGACGATGTGGCGCTTTGTCGCATCGTAGTCGTAAAATTGCTTGTCCTCGTTAAATGACAATGATTTGGAAAATAAGAGCACTCGTTGAAAGTGTAAAAAATCATTGATAAAAACAAAAGAAGATAATATCATGCCCTCTAATATCTGGACAAAATTCATCAGAATTACTTGAAATATGCAAGTTTTGTCACCGAACGAGCAAGCGTTGTTCGGTGTTTACTTCTGCGTAACGTCTACACAGCAAAGTCCAGGCACTGTGACATTTGCGTTGGCCAGAGGAGAAGTGCGTCTGCCGCAGTTGGGAGGGAGGTCTCGCATGTCGGTGATTGACGTCGTTAAAAGCTACGAGCACTGGCTCCGGCAGCACTGCGACGTTGTCGAACAGGGGCTCGTCAAGAAGCATGAGCGCATGGCCAGTGACCCGCTGATGTTTTTCCGTGCGACCTGTTTCCGGTTCGCCACTCAGATCGAAAGCATCCTACCGAAGGATCCAAAAGCGCCGAGGGTTTTGTCGGTCGGCGACGCCCATTTCGAAAATTGGGGTACGTGGCGCGACGCTGAGGGCAGGCTCGTGTGGGGTGTCAACGATTTCGATGAGGCTGCCGAACTGCCCTACACCTACGATCTCGTTCGGCTCGCGACCAGTTTCGTGCTGGCTAAAGGTCTGCCGAGTAGCTTAACCGATAATATCGACGCCCTACTCAGGGGATATCGAAAAGGCCTCGAAAAGCCCAAGGCCTTGATCATTACAGACAAGATGCCATGGATGCAGGCTCTGCTCGAGAGACCTGCGGCAAAGCAAGGCCATTTTGAGGATAGTCTCGACAAGCTGAAGGTTCTCGAGCCCGAAACCGTTCCCATCCAGGTTCGCGCCGGTCTACTGGCCGAGATGCCCGCAACGATCACCGATGTTAAGTTTGCGGCCCGGCAACGCGGCGGAGGCTCGCTTGGACGTCCTCGTTTTGTCGCCTTCGGCGAGTGGCATGGCTGTTTGGTGGTCCGGGAGAGCAAGGCGATCGTGCCTTCGGCATGGGCGTGGGCTGGTATTGCCAAAGAATACGAGCGCCTTCTTCTTGTCCTGGCCGCGGGGCGCTTCCGCTCCCCCGACCCCTTCCTGACCGCGCACGACGGTTTCATCGTCAGGCGGATCGCTGCAGACTCCAGCAAGATCGATCTGTCCTCGGTCAATGCCCGGACTTACAACCCCGATCTTATTATGGCCATGGGGCGGGATCTCGCTTCCATTCATGTCGCCTCAGGCAACGTCTCCGCTGCCATCGCCGAAAACCTTCAAGACAAACCGGATAACTTTGTGCTCGCCAAAGCCAAGCTTTCTGCGGACGTCGTAAAGCGCGATTTCGAGCAGTGGTGCGAGTTCTACGATCGCCATAAGGGCGAATAGCCCAGCGGCCACATTCCGATCGGCGCGAAGCCGATCATGACATTCAAGTGCTTCTGCAAATTCCGTGAAGTTTCAGCGTGTCGTCTAGCGGTTTGTCGCGATCAAAGGGAAAACATCATGCTGCCGATCAGACTTGGACTTGCGTCCCGATCGTCGTCCGTCCAGCTTCGGGACCTGGTCAGTGTTGCCGCTGCCATTGGCGTGCAAATCGAGCGTGACCTGAAACCCATATGGAATGTCAGCGCCACGATATCAGCGATCTCCGATCCCGACGCAATTCCGCTTGGCGTCTGGCCGGTCTATGTGGTGGACGACACCGGCTTCGATGGAGCAGAAGGCCTCCATTTGACGGACGACAAGCAGCCCTACGCCTTGGTTACGGGTGGGCGGACCTGGTCGTTGACCGCAAGTCACGAATGCATCGAGATGCTCGTCGACCCCAGCGGAAATAGACTGGTTTCTTCCGCCGCCGTAGCGGTGAAGGGCGGTGTGATCATCGATCTGCCGGATGAAAAATTCGAGTACCTCGTCGAACCCGCCGACCCCTCCGAAGATCAGGACAATGCCTATATGATCGATGGCGTAGTGGTCAGTGATTTCTACACGCCACGATATTACGACCCCAGCGTTTCATCCGGCGCGCGTTACAGTTTCAGTGGAAAGATAACGGCGCCAAGGCAAGTTTTGCCCGGTGGATATCTCAGTTGGAGAAACCCTGTCCTCGGTCGCATGCAGCAACTGAACTGGCTGGACCAAGTCGCCGGACCGAGAATCGCAAACATACCCGGCCGGCCGTCTGCTCGCGGCAGATCGACACTGCGAGGCTTTGTCGATCAGCACATGAAAACCTATGAGCGGCTATCGGATCTGCCGCCTGAAGCGCCGACGTCCACGCGGCAGCAATCCCGCTCGTTGTGGCTTGCCCGTGCAACGGCTCTGCGCAGCAGTGCCTTTACGATGGCTCGAATCCCGTCTGGTCTGGCGGCCGCGACCCCGATAGCCGCGCAGGCAGCACTCGATGCCAACCTCGATACACTAAAGGCGTCCGGTGGAACGAAGGCCTATGTCGGATGGCACTTCCAGAATGACTGGATCACCACGCGCCGCGCGGTCATCGTATTGGCGCCTGTTTCCGAGGTGCAGGTCGTAAGAAGCCGCCTTCCAACCTCATTCGGAGACGTACCGGTGGATGTCAGGCCCGATCCTCGTCCCCAGCTCAGCGCGCCCGGGACAGCGTTTCTGTTTGCCAGCGCGGCTTCGGGGACGGTGCGCGAGGAGCTTGCCGTGCCCGACTTTCCTGGAGAGGTATTGCTCCAAGGTGATGCCGGATCGCCAGGGTTGCTCGCAGCGAGGCGACAGAAACCTATCGTCCAATATACTCCGCCTCCCGGTTACAGTCTGGAAGCAAGGGAGTATGACGTCACTCTGACGCTTCATATCAGCCCGGAGCAAGGATGGGCCGAGCTCGGCCCGTTTATCCGCGCGACGCAGTCAAGCCTGGTAATCGGCATGTACGAGTTCACCGCTCCGCATATCGACCGGGCAGTTACGGAAACGCTCGGCTCAACGGGCAATTTGACGTTGACATTGGATTCGCCTGGCGAACAGCCCGGCAAGCGGGAGCAGACCGTCGAGGATACCGAAACCGATCTGGAAAATGGCCTTCAAACGAGGCTGCAGTTTGCCTGGGCGCTTTCCGGGCTCGGGAAGGAATCGGTGGCGAAGGCCTTTCCGAGCGCCTACCATATCAAAGTGGCGGTTCGCGACAGTTCCGCCTTCTGGCTGTCATCCGGCAATTTCAACTCCTCGAACCAGCCCAATCTCGATCCGACCGATCAGAAAGCGCTTGCGCAGGCCTTCGAGCGTGCGGACCGCGACTGGCATGTCATATGCGAATGTCCGGAACTCGCGACGATCTTCGAGGCCTATCTGAGGAACGACTATGCCGAAGCGGCACGCGCCGCGCAAAACGCCACCGCTGCGGCGGGGCTCGCGGCGGGGACACCCTCGGTCGCCCCTCAATCGCCCCTTGATGCCATACAGATGGCGGTGAGGTCCCCGAAACGGTTTTTCCCGCCGAAGGTTGTGGCGGGCAAGATCAGGATCAAGCCATTGTTGACGCCCGACGACTACCGACGGCCGATCCTCGATCTTATCAAAAGCACTGAAAACCGCTTTTACATGCAGACGCAGTATATTCATACGATCGCGGCCGATGATGACACCGGCGACATAAAGCACATGGAGCTCATCACGGCGGTCGCCGACCTGATCAAGCGGGGGATCGATGTGCGCCTGATCACGAGCGAATACCAGACCAGGCCATGGATTGAAAAGCTGCAGGACGCGGGGATCGACGCCGCTAACTTCCTGCGCATTCAAAAGAATGTCCACAACAAAGGGATGATCGTCGACTCCAAGACCTGTGTGATCAGCAGCCAGAACTGGTCGGGCGAAGGCACCGGAACGAACCGCGATGCCGGTCTCATTATCTATAGCGCGGAGGCTTCGAGATATTTCGAGGAGATCTTCCTGCATGACTGGGTGAATTTGGCGCGGCCGCAATCACTGCTGTGAGCAATCTGCTGTGTACCCGATCAGTAACGGCGGGCATCGTAAAATCAAACGGTTCAGCTGGCTCAGCAAGGCGATACAAAGGAGGGGTGTATGGGTGATGTCGTTGAAAAAGTGGTGCTTCCGACATCACTGGGGCTCCTGGGAGGTCTAGTGGCATGGGGGGCGACGACATTCTTAGACTTGCGCAAGGATTTACGGGAACAAGCGATATTTGCCCATCAAGTCGATATCGACAAGATCAAGATTTTTGATCTTATTGATGAAAAGAAAATAGATTTGTCCCTCGCGGTGATCGACTATTACAAGGCCAAGTATACCGACGAAGAGTCATTTTCTATCCTTCTTGGAGCAGCTGAAAATTACATTGATACATTTGAGGGCGCGATCACAAACCCGCAAGGAGTTCAGAGTTCCGATCAGGCTTCGAGCTCGTTGCTGAGCCTCGATCCAGCGACCATGCGTGATCAGTTTTTCAGCCCGTCCAGACGAACATACGCTGAAGGCTTGGCAGCGTTTTATAGAAGTGCCGATCCCGGAAGGCGTGCGGCCCTCGTGAAATCACTGATTTCAGCAATCATCAGATCGACTGAAAATGACCCGAAGAGAGAATACCGCGTTAATCTCTACATCGCGCTTACCTTCACTTTATTGCCGAAAGTCGACGCTTCTGTTGCCGGTTCAGTGAGAGAGGTGTTGGCCGAACTGCAAACGACAAACAAATCAGATCCGACATTCCAAAAGAACGTCAACGCCGCCATCGCAAAGCAGTCATAGAAGTGATGTGCGGGACACCTTATAAATCATAGCGAGATAAGGTTGTGGCTGCGACCGCTGCTTACTCCCACTCACTACCGACACGGATCGCTTTGACTTAAAAAAATCGATTTTCGAACATTTACATTTTTTTTGTGCACAAGGTCCGCAGTTCGAACCCGTTCAAGGCAATAAGGAATGAACGCTGGCCCTCGCTACTTGCGGACTGTTCGGTTACGGCTCGGGCTTGCGGCAAGACGACCCGGTCGTGATAGGGCGGTCATTAGCAAGCAAAAGGCCGCTTGCGGCGGCCTTCCGCGTTCTTGAACGCTAGTGCTTCATTCAGCCAGCGGCCTTGATGCTCGTATTGCAAAGGCTCCAATAGCCGCCACCCTTCTGAATCCACTTCAGATCTCCGAGGGAGCCGGCATCTTTCGCGGCATGGTAGGCGTCGACGCAAGTGTGCAGCCGGCCCTTGGCCGGCGCCTCGCTCGAATATTTCTTGTCGATCGCCTTCGGGAACTTGACACTCTTCGGCGCCGCGGTCGTAGCCTTTTCAGGTTCTTTGTCGGTCGTCTTTGCGACGTCCGCCTCGTCTTCCTTATCGGCGGCGGCAGCGTCCGCGCCACAGAATTTGGCGCGGAAATCGTTCCACTTCATGTCTTTGGCGGAGCCGTCAGCTTTGGCCGCCTGATATTTTGTGCTGCATTCTTTCATCGTTAGCGCGTCGGCCGGCGACGACATGATGAAAGCGGCAAGCAACGAGCCGGCAGCGGAGAGAAGCAATTTGTGCGACATGTGATTGGCCTCGGTCAATGATGTTGACGTTTCAGTCTTCTCTTCCGCCTGAGCTTTGACGCCGATGACGGAACGGGTCCATTGAGGCTTCTGGTCAATGAACCTTCAATGAACAGTGGTGCTGACAAATTATCGCAGGCACACCCGCGCTCGCGCGGCGGCCCAGCAAGGTCTGAGCGTCGACATAAGTCTTTTGGATAGATAGTCGCCGCGCTCCAGCGCAGTTACAATCTTCGCGCGAATGATGAGGATGGGGGCATGCGTTGCAGTTATCGCAATCCGCAGAAGAGATCTGTTCTGTTCGAGGCGCCGGGCTTGCTCATGGGTGCGCTCGCGTTCGGTGCAGCCGGCGGAATGACTGCCAGCGACTTGCTCGTTTCATGGAATGCTTCCGGTGCCGCCGGACAATCGTGCAAGATCAAGGGCAATATCAGCATCGAAACAGGCGAACGCATTTTTCACGTGCCGGGGCAGCGATACTACGTACAAACGAAGATTAGTCCCGAGTATGGAGAACGTTGGTTCTGCTCAGAATTTGAAGCCTGGGCGGCCGGCTGGCGGAAATCGAAAACGTAATAAAGCGGGGTTCGCAACCGACGGATCCTTTGTGGCACCACGAGCTTTCAAGGCCGCTGCCTGGCTGGTTGCCACGGTGTTCACGTTCTGGGCTAAAAAGATCGCATAATGGATCGAAGGGAACTGGCCCGGCAGGCGAGCAAAGAAAGACAAGGTTGACAGGCGCATTGCTTCTTCGATTGAGGGTTCGGCAGTTAAAATCTTTTAAGACTCCGGCGATGCACAACAAGGAAGCTCGCCGATAAGTTGCCCACGTGCAACTTTTGAATCAGTACGGTTTGACTTCGTTCAGGGCCAATGTAGCCTCACCCGTCTCATCCCCCATTCGACTGGCCACGAATTCTGCTCCTGGAAAGGTGAGGTGGACATTCGAGCGTGGCTATAGACGGGCAGTCCGGTAATCGTTATTTCGGATACACCACCCCATCACCAAATCATCCCGTGAATTTTTCAAGGGCTTTTATATTGAAAAAAGTGCAACGCAGTTTTGCCGTCGAGTACAAAAGCGGCAGACGAAAACTCGATACTAGGTCGAACTCGATCTGGGGCAACGTGGACCTAAAATCCGTCGCTCGCGACCTAGACAAAGAGGCAATGCCGTTTCTGTCGGATAGCTCTCAGAGTGGCAAATCCAACAGCGAAATTTCTCTACCAAAACCAGATCAGGCTGAGTCGTTGTTGACACCGCCTCTTGAGCCGTCGACAACTGCATCAGATACACAGGAGACGAGCATGGCCGACGAGACTGATACTGCAACCAGTGCCGATGTGCCGGCCGTTGTCGAAACGCCAATTACGCCGAAGAAACAGCGCAAACCCAGGGCCAAGAAAGCCGCGGCACTCGAAACCGCGTCAGCTGACACTACGGCAGAGCCAGCAGCTGCTCTGGCCGGCGCCGGTGGTGTGAAGAGGAGAGGGCGCAAGACAAAGGTGGTCGAAGCTGCGGCGAGTGCCAAACGCGCACCGGTGCGCCGCGCTCCAAAGGCTGTGCAGCCGGCGCCTGCCGCGCCGATGACAGCGATCGATGAAATGGCGGACCTCCTGCAGTTAGAAGAGGAAAATCAGCGGCTGCGCAAGCTTCTGGCTGAAAAACTTCGCGCTGAAAATGCCGATCTGCGCAAACGGCTCAAGCTCGATTGATAAAAGCAGCTGGTCAATCGCCGGCCGCATTTCCATGCTTATCAAGAGATAAAATTTGGCGACGGTGAGCTGTTGCCGGAATGAAGACTTACTGCCTGCTTGCGGGATAAAACGCGAGGTCGGATAGATGGCGTCTCCCTGGAAATTTCTTGCCCGACTGGTCTCACCGGGACGCGAACAAAAGCGAGAAAGCGGCTCGACCGAGAAGGTTTCGCCGGAGGCGTTGCCTAGTTCTGGTCCGACTGAAACGCCTGCCGAGGACAGCCTGAATAGCGATGGTCGGCCGGCAGGCGCGGAGCTACCTCGTCACGGTCAACCCGGTGCAATTTCCCTCAAGCCTGTGCATTCCGAAGAAGCCGAAAGCGATGTCCACGACAAGGTCGACGGCGAAGTTGCCGAAATCGTGGAGGTCGCTGATCC includes the following:
- a CDS encoding DUF2252 family protein; the protein is MSVIDVVKSYEHWLRQHCDVVEQGLVKKHERMASDPLMFFRATCFRFATQIESILPKDPKAPRVLSVGDAHFENWGTWRDAEGRLVWGVNDFDEAAELPYTYDLVRLATSFVLAKGLPSSLTDNIDALLRGYRKGLEKPKALIITDKMPWMQALLERPAAKQGHFEDSLDKLKVLEPETVPIQVRAGLLAEMPATITDVKFAARQRGGGSLGRPRFVAFGEWHGCLVVRESKAIVPSAWAWAGIAKEYERLLLVLAAGRFRSPDPFLTAHDGFIVRRIAADSSKIDLSSVNARTYNPDLIMAMGRDLASIHVASGNVSAAIAENLQDKPDNFVLAKAKLSADVVKRDFEQWCEFYDRHKGE
- a CDS encoding phospholipase D-like domain-containing protein, with product MLPIRLGLASRSSSVQLRDLVSVAAAIGVQIERDLKPIWNVSATISAISDPDAIPLGVWPVYVVDDTGFDGAEGLHLTDDKQPYALVTGGRTWSLTASHECIEMLVDPSGNRLVSSAAVAVKGGVIIDLPDEKFEYLVEPADPSEDQDNAYMIDGVVVSDFYTPRYYDPSVSSGARYSFSGKITAPRQVLPGGYLSWRNPVLGRMQQLNWLDQVAGPRIANIPGRPSARGRSTLRGFVDQHMKTYERLSDLPPEAPTSTRQQSRSLWLARATALRSSAFTMARIPSGLAAATPIAAQAALDANLDTLKASGGTKAYVGWHFQNDWITTRRAVIVLAPVSEVQVVRSRLPTSFGDVPVDVRPDPRPQLSAPGTAFLFASAASGTVREELAVPDFPGEVLLQGDAGSPGLLAARRQKPIVQYTPPPGYSLEAREYDVTLTLHISPEQGWAELGPFIRATQSSLVIGMYEFTAPHIDRAVTETLGSTGNLTLTLDSPGEQPGKREQTVEDTETDLENGLQTRLQFAWALSGLGKESVAKAFPSAYHIKVAVRDSSAFWLSSGNFNSSNQPNLDPTDQKALAQAFERADRDWHVICECPELATIFEAYLRNDYAEAARAAQNATAAAGLAAGTPSVAPQSPLDAIQMAVRSPKRFFPPKVVAGKIRIKPLLTPDDYRRPILDLIKSTENRFYMQTQYIHTIAADDDTGDIKHMELITAVADLIKRGIDVRLITSEYQTRPWIEKLQDAGIDAANFLRIQKNVHNKGMIVDSKTCVISSQNWSGEGTGTNRDAGLIIYSAEASRYFEEIFLHDWVNLARPQSLL
- a CDS encoding transcriptional regulator, with product MKKVQRSFAVEYKSGRRKLDTRSNSIWGNVDLKSVARDLDKEAMPFLSDSSQSGKSNSEISLPKPDQAESLLTPPLEPSTTASDTQETSMADETDTATSADVPAVVETPITPKKQRKPRAKKAAALETASADTTAEPAAALAGAGGVKRRGRKTKVVEAAASAKRAPVRRAPKAVQPAPAAPMTAIDEMADLLQLEEENQRLRKLLAEKLRAENADLRKRLKLD